A section of the Oenanthe melanoleuca isolate GR-GAL-2019-014 chromosome 6, OMel1.0, whole genome shotgun sequence genome encodes:
- the LOC130254926 gene encoding C-type lectin domain family 2 member H-like yields MCQEQGARCSKHRDAGCELEQSEFCSIHGPVEELLYRQEAPAAGLTHVPEVQEATCRNLRHPTRERAVSEDVENGICSSDGSVREPLDPQGTSATGHGHRSILSKLPGEWFSCHPVLPLVLILLLLLVLALAVALAVGGAAAWAQPLGAERGPCSLHRAILTPSPLPPAAPQAPVPPATTPVVLGCPPRWVGYNGLCYYFSRDYRTWDEGQERCSELGASLAIVKDEAMDLLFRLGGNGDYWVGLRRWGEHLQWGDGSSFSSSVPVLGNSECVYLAEEKFRSVICSNPQPYLCSKPRAPL; encoded by the exons ATGTGTCAGGAGCAAGGGGCTCGTTGTTCTAAGCACAGAGATGCCGGctgtgagctggagcagagtgaATTCTGCTCCATCCATGGGCCGGTAGAGGAGCTCCTATATCGCCAGGAAGCACCAGCAGCCGGGCTGACACACGTGCCTGAGGTGCAAGAAGCCACATGTCGTAATCTCAGGCACCCCACTCGTGAGCGTGCAGTGAGTGAAGATGTGGAGAATGGAATCTGCAGCAGCGATGGCAGCGTGAGGGagcccctggatccccaggGCACATCAGCAACCGGCCATGGGCACAGAAGCATCCTCAGCAAATTGCCGG GCGAGTGGTTCAGCTGCCATCCCGTGCTCCCCTTGGTGCTGATCCTGCTCCTGTTGCTGGTGCTGGCGTTGGCGGTGGCCTTGGCTgtgggaggggcagcagcctgggcccAGCCCCTCGGGGCAGAGCggggtccctgctccctgcacagggcaATCCTCAcaccttctcctcttccccctgcagcaccacaggctCCAGTTCCACCTGCGACTACTCCCGTGGTTCTGGGCTGTCCCCCTCGCTGGGTTGGATACAATGGACTCTGCTACTACTTCTCCAGGGATTACAGAACCTGGGATGAGGGTCAGGAGCGGTGCTCGGAGCTCGGGGCCTCCCTGGCCATTGTCAAGGATGAGGCAATG GATTTGCTCTTCCGCCTCGGCGGGAACGGCGATTACTGGGTGGGGCTGCGCAGATGGGGCGAGCACCTGCAGTGGGGGGAcggcagcagcttcagctcctc ggttCCTGTCCTGGGCAATTCCGAGTGTGTGTACCTGGCTGAGGAGAAATTCAGGAGTGTGATCTGCTCGAATCCGCAGCCGTATCTCTGCAGCAAGCCCCGAGCTCCCCTGTAA